One genomic segment of Clostridium saccharoperbutylacetonicum N1-4(HMT) includes these proteins:
- a CDS encoding deaminase — protein sequence MERRDKHNYYLDIAETVLERGTCLRRNYGSIIVKNDEIISTGYTGAPRGRKNCIDLNNCIRETLNVPRGTHYELCRSVHSEANAIISASRRDMIGATLYLVGKDSKTKEYVKDANSCSMCKRLIINSGIINVVIRDSKDEYREIDVNSWIDDDDSLKITMEAGY from the coding sequence ATGGAAAGAAGAGATAAGCATAATTATTATTTAGATATTGCAGAAACAGTTCTAGAAAGAGGAACTTGTTTAAGAAGAAACTATGGTTCAATAATAGTTAAAAACGATGAGATAATTTCTACTGGATATACAGGAGCGCCTAGAGGAAGAAAAAACTGTATTGATTTAAATAATTGCATAAGGGAAACTCTTAATGTTCCAAGGGGAACACATTATGAATTATGTAGAAGTGTACATAGTGAGGCTAATGCTATAATAAGTGCTTCAAGAAGGGATATGATTGGAGCAACACTTTATTTAGTTGGAAAAGATTCAAAAACAAAGGAATACGTAAAAGATGCTAATTCATGTTCAATGTGTAAAAGATTGATAATCAATTCAGGAATTATTAATGTTGTTATACGAGATTCGAAGGATGAATATAGAGAAATTGATGTGAATTCATGGATAGATGATGACGATTCTTTAAAAATTACTATGGAAGCAGGATATTAA
- a CDS encoding acetyl-CoA C-acetyltransferase — MRDVVIVSAVRTALGSFGGALKDVSAVDLGALVIKEAVNRAGVKPELIEEVIMGNVIQAGLGQNTARQSTIKAGLPQEVSAMTINKVCGSGLRAVSLAAQMIKAGDADVIVAGGMENMSAAPYLLKSARFGQRMGDGKMVDSMINDALWDAFNNYHMGVTAENIAKEWGLTREEQDAFAAASQQKAEAAITSGRFKDEIVPVVIPQRKGDPKVFDTDEFPRFGTTAESLAKLKPAFIKEGTVTAGNASGINDGAAAFVIMSAEKAAELGIKPMAKILSYGSKGLDPAIMGYGPFHATKKALEKANIAIEDLDLIEANEAFAAQSLAVAKDLKFDMSKVNVNGGAIALGHPVGASGARILVTLLHEMEKRDAKKGLATLCIGGGMGTALIVERV, encoded by the coding sequence ATGAGAGACGTAGTTATTGTAAGTGCCGTAAGAACAGCATTAGGAAGTTTTGGTGGAGCATTAAAAGATGTATCTGCAGTAGATTTAGGAGCTTTAGTAATTAAAGAAGCAGTTAACAGGGCTGGAGTTAAACCGGAATTAATTGAAGAAGTTATAATGGGTAATGTAATTCAAGCAGGACTTGGTCAAAACACTGCAAGACAATCAACAATAAAAGCAGGATTACCACAAGAAGTTTCAGCTATGACTATAAACAAAGTTTGTGGTTCAGGACTTAGAGCAGTAAGTTTAGCAGCCCAAATGATAAAAGCTGGAGATGCTGATGTTATTGTTGCTGGTGGTATGGAAAATATGTCAGCTGCACCTTATTTATTAAAGTCTGCTAGATTCGGACAAAGAATGGGTGACGGTAAAATGGTTGACTCAATGATAAATGATGCATTATGGGATGCTTTTAATAACTACCACATGGGAGTTACAGCTGAAAATATTGCTAAAGAATGGGGATTAACTAGAGAAGAACAAGACGCTTTTGCAGCAGCTTCACAACAAAAAGCTGAAGCAGCAATTACATCAGGAAGATTCAAGGATGAAATAGTTCCAGTTGTTATCCCACAAAGAAAAGGAGACCCAAAAGTATTTGATACAGATGAATTTCCTAGATTTGGAACAACTGCAGAATCTTTAGCTAAATTAAAACCAGCATTTATAAAAGAAGGAACAGTAACAGCTGGTAATGCTTCAGGAATTAATGATGGAGCAGCAGCATTTGTTATTATGAGTGCAGAAAAAGCAGCAGAATTAGGAATTAAGCCAATGGCTAAGATTCTTTCTTATGGTTCAAAAGGATTAGATCCAGCTATAATGGGATATGGTCCATTCCATGCAACTAAAAAAGCATTAGAAAAAGCTAACATAGCAATTGAAGATTTAGACTTAATTGAAGCTAATGAAGCTTTTGCAGCACAAAGTTTAGCTGTAGCTAAAGACTTAAAGTTTGATATGTCAAAAGTAAATGTTAATGGTGGAGCAATTGCTTTAGGTCATCCAGTTGGAGCATCTGGAGCAAGAATCTTAGTAACTCTTCTTCATGAAATGGAAAAGAGAGATGCTAAGAAAGGTCTTGCAACATTATGTATAGGTGGAGGAATGGGAACAGCTCTTATAGTTGAAAGAGTTTAG
- the wecB gene encoding non-hydrolyzing UDP-N-acetylglucosamine 2-epimerase, protein MSTKKIITIFGTRPEAIKMAPLVKELEKREQIESKVCVTAQHREMLDQVLELFDIKPDFDLNIMKTKQTLTGITSRVLEGLEEVFQEEKPDMILVHGDTTTTFAGSLAAFYQQIKVGHVEAGLRTFNKYFPFPEEMNRKLTGSLADLHFAPTKGSKENLLREGINESDIYITGNTVIDAMRHTVEENYVFETDELNNIDFNRKVIMITAHRRENWGEGIQNICEALNKIVEQNTDVELVYLVHLNPVVKDVVFERLGGKDRIHLLSPLDTKETHNLMNKSFMVMTDSGGLQEEAPHLGKPVLVLRDVTERPEAVEAGTVKLVGTDVDKIVSEANKLLKNSEAYSKMSKSINPYGDGEASRRIADAILKYFELSSNEVDEFKNIK, encoded by the coding sequence ATGAGTACAAAGAAGATTATTACCATTTTTGGAACTAGACCTGAAGCTATAAAAATGGCACCTCTAGTAAAAGAATTGGAAAAAAGAGAGCAAATTGAGTCAAAAGTTTGTGTAACAGCTCAACATAGAGAAATGTTAGATCAAGTTTTAGAGTTATTTGACATCAAACCAGATTTTGATTTAAATATAATGAAAACAAAGCAGACGTTAACAGGTATTACAAGCAGGGTTTTAGAAGGTTTGGAAGAAGTGTTTCAAGAAGAAAAACCTGATATGATTTTAGTTCATGGAGATACAACAACAACCTTTGCTGGATCACTAGCTGCGTTTTATCAACAAATTAAAGTTGGTCATGTTGAAGCTGGTCTTAGAACGTTTAATAAGTACTTTCCTTTTCCAGAAGAAATGAATAGAAAGCTTACAGGAAGCTTAGCAGATTTACACTTTGCACCAACTAAGGGGTCAAAAGAAAATTTATTAAGAGAAGGCATAAATGAATCTGACATATACATTACAGGAAACACTGTAATTGATGCTATGAGACATACTGTTGAAGAAAATTATGTTTTTGAAACTGACGAATTAAATAATATAGATTTCAATAGAAAAGTTATAATGATTACAGCTCATAGAAGAGAAAACTGGGGAGAAGGAATTCAAAATATTTGTGAGGCTTTAAATAAGATAGTTGAGCAAAACACTGATGTAGAATTAGTATATTTAGTTCATTTAAATCCAGTAGTTAAAGATGTAGTTTTTGAGAGATTAGGTGGAAAGGATAGAATACATTTATTATCCCCATTAGATACTAAAGAAACTCATAATTTAATGAATAAATCATTTATGGTAATGACCGATTCTGGTGGATTGCAAGAAGAAGCACCTCATTTAGGAAAACCTGTACTAGTATTGAGAGATGTTACTGAAAGACCTGAAGCAGTTGAAGCTGGTACAGTTAAGCTTGTGGGAACTGATGTGGATAAAATAGTGAGTGAAGCTAATAAATTATTAAAAAATTCTGAAGCATATTCAAAAATGAGTAAATCTATTAATCCTTATGGAGATGGAGAAGCTTCAAGAAGAATAGCAGATGCTATATTAAAGTATTTTGAATTAAGCTCAAATGAAGTAGATGAGTTTAAAAATATAAAATAG
- the upp gene encoding uracil phosphoribosyltransferase: MSKVIEINHPLILHKLAFLRDEKTGSKDFRKLVEEISMLMAYEVTRDFHTEEVEVKTPVAVAKCKMLAGKKMAVVPILRAGLGMVDGVLNLIPAAKVGHIGLYRDEETLQPVEYFCKLPQDIAERDIIVVDPMLATGGSSIDALTMLKNRGAKNLKLMCLVGAPEGIEAVKKAHDDVDIYLASIDEKLNEHGYIVPGLGDAGDRLFGTK, translated from the coding sequence ATGAGTAAAGTTATCGAGATAAATCACCCACTAATATTACATAAGTTAGCCTTCTTAAGGGATGAAAAAACAGGGTCAAAGGATTTTAGAAAGTTAGTAGAAGAAATTTCTATGTTAATGGCTTATGAAGTTACAAGAGATTTTCATACAGAAGAAGTAGAAGTGAAGACACCAGTAGCTGTGGCAAAGTGTAAAATGCTTGCAGGTAAGAAAATGGCAGTAGTTCCGATTTTAAGAGCTGGTCTTGGAATGGTTGATGGAGTATTAAATTTGATTCCAGCAGCTAAAGTTGGTCATATTGGATTATATAGAGATGAAGAAACACTTCAACCTGTTGAATATTTTTGTAAATTACCACAAGATATAGCTGAAAGAGATATTATAGTAGTTGATCCAATGCTTGCAACAGGAGGATCTTCAATAGATGCTTTAACTATGCTTAAAAATAGAGGAGCAAAAAATTTAAAATTAATGTGTTTAGTAGGTGCCCCAGAAGGAATTGAAGCTGTTAAAAAAGCACATGATGATGTTGATATTTACTTAGCATCTATAGATGAAAAATTAAATGAACATGGTTATATAGTACCAGGTCTTGGTGATGCAGGAGATAGATTATTTGGAACTAAGTAA
- the rpiB gene encoding ribose 5-phosphate isomerase B, with protein MKIAIGCDHGGVELKNEIIKFLNGEGYEVKDFGTHSTDSCDYPDIALPVAEAVVAKEYEFGILICGTGIGIGIAANKVPGIRAALCSDTFSAHATREHNNANILTMGQRVVGTGLALDIVKTFLSSKFEGDRHQKRINKISDIEKKYTH; from the coding sequence ATGAAAATTGCAATAGGATGCGATCATGGTGGAGTAGAACTAAAAAATGAAATAATTAAGTTTTTAAATGGCGAAGGATATGAAGTAAAAGATTTTGGAACACATTCAACAGATTCATGCGATTATCCTGATATTGCATTACCAGTAGCAGAAGCTGTAGTTGCAAAAGAATATGAATTTGGAATATTAATTTGTGGTACAGGAATAGGAATAGGCATTGCTGCAAACAAGGTTCCAGGTATTAGAGCTGCATTGTGTTCAGATACCTTTAGTGCACATGCAACAAGAGAGCATAATAATGCAAATATATTAACTATGGGTCAAAGAGTTGTTGGAACAGGTCTTGCTTTAGATATTGTAAAAACTTTCTTATCATCAAAATTTGAAGGTGACAGACATCAAAAAAGAATAAACAAGATTTCAGATATAGAAAAAAAATACACACATTAA